The DNA region GCGAGGACGGCGGCGAACGTCGCGGGAACGACGAAGCGGCCGATCAGCAGAGTGGTGCGGCCGGTATGCGGCCACAGCAGGGCGGGATGAAGGAGGGCGTCGGCGGGCCGGTAGGGTGCCCAGGGCCCGGAGCGGGTCACGACGGTGGCGCAGTTCCCGCCCAGCCAGACGGCGGTGGCGGCGGGAACGGCCACCGCGATGGCACCGATGATCAGTTTGAACAGCCAGTCGGTGAGGTCCGACGTGCCGGTGGACGGTGAGGGCTTAGTGGGCATCCTTCTCCGCGAGGTCGGGACGTGCAGACCGTGTCCGCATCAGGGGACTTGGTGAGGGCGGGGAGCGGTGCGCGCAACTGGACCGGGCAGTGTCACGGTCAACGCGGGGGCGGGCGGAGCTGGGTCATGCCAGGTGTTGTGCTCCGTCTGCGGCGCCGTTGCTTGTTGCAGGGCGGCGGCCAGATCGGGATCGATACCGATCCTGATGCCCACGGCCCCTGCACTGGTGCGCAGCGTGGTGAGGGCGACGCGGATCGCGGCGGCGTCGTGGGCGTTCCCGGGAAGGGTGTAGACGAACTCGCCTGGTTCGGTGACGAAGCCGGCGTGGCGGAGCAGTTCGTCCTCGATACCGGGGTCGTCCTCGGTGGTCAGGGCGACCAGGCCGAGGGATCGGTGCAGCCCGACGGCGATGCGGTTGGGATCGATGAGGGAGGACTCCAAAGCGGATCGAGGGACGTACGGCGAGGTTGCCGGTAGGGGAGAGTTGCGGGCGTCACCGGCTCGGCACTGCGGGTGGGGTTGTCGCCGAACCGGTCGGATCGCTGGGGCGAGTTCCGCGCAGATCTCGCTGTGTCCGCCGCGCCCGGCGCGCCGGATGTGGGGGCGTGCGCGTAGGAGCGCCAGCGGGGTCACCCGGGCGCGCGGGCGCGGCGTCGCGGGGAGCATTGGACGCCGAGGCGGGGTCATTGGCTCCTCGGCGGGTGTGCGAGGAGTGGGGGTGCGGGTGGCTGAGGCGGGACCGCTTGTCGGATCGGGTGCCGCGTGAGGAGCGCTCCGTGCCGTCTGCGGTAACCGAGGGTGCTGGCGGAGCGCGCCCAGGCGGCGGCGCGTCCCGCGGCGGCGCGGGCGCTGCGGATTGCGGCGAGCTGGGAGGGCAGGACGGGGTAGTCGGTGGCCGTTGTGTGTGCCGCGCTGCCGAAGGGGACGTGCCCGGGCGGGCGCAGGACCGGTCGGGGGTCGGCGAGCGCCGCGGCGAACGCTTCGACGGCGTGGAGCGGGGTGTGTTCGGAGAACGCCGCGTGCCACAGCGGCGGAAGCGGTGCGTGGGGCTCGGCGGTGCCAGGGGTGTGAGCGGTGGCCCACCACAGGCTGATGTCGCCGTCGTTCCGGTACTGCAGGAGGGCGGTGCCGTTGGGGTGGCCTGCCGAAGGATGCTCGCCCTTGCCGCGGGCCCATCCGTGGGCGGTCGCGCGGCCGAGGACATCGGGGGCGTGCGTTGGGCGGGGGCCGGCGAGCGCGTCGGTGAAAGCGCCGAGGATCTCCACCGGGACGGTGCCGCCGATCGAAGCGGTCCAGGACGGCCGGTCGGCCGGAGCGCCGGAGACGATCCACGAGGGCGTGCTGGCCTGGGCGGTGTAGGTGATCCGCACCGAGCGGTCGGGGTCTTCGAAGCAGATCGGCGAACCGGCTTTCGGAGTGCGGTTCTTCCAGCCCGCGCCGACCAGGTAGGCGGTGACGTAGGTGAGGTCACCGCCGCCGGCGAGGTGCCGGGGACGGACCAGGTAGTGGTGCACGGGCATTTCGCCGGCGGGCGGCGGTCTCCAGCGGGTGGGGCGCCGAGTCAGCGGCTTCTCCTGGCTGTGGGTGGGGTGGCGACCGGCGGGAGCGGGCGCGTGGCCGGCGCGTGCAGTGCGTCGTCCAGGTCGAGGACGAGGTCGTGGAGGTCGTCGGCGAACCTCCCGTACAGGGCGGCGTGAGGGTCGCCGTGACCCTGTGCGTGGTAGGAGGCCGTTGCCAGCAGGTGGACGATCCTGCCCAGGACGCCGTCTTCTGCGTCCAGGACGGTGCTCAGGATGCGGCGGGCGGCGTCGGGGTCGGCTGTGATCAGGGTCTCGGCGAGCCGGTCGACGTCGCGAGCGGCACCGCGTGCGACGTCACAGAGCGCAGCGTTCGTGGGCAGAGGCGTTTCCTCCGGGTGGGGGGCGGATGTGGGAGGTCGGGTTC from Actinacidiphila sp. DG2A-62 includes:
- a CDS encoding DUF317 domain-containing protein — protein: MPVHHYLVRPRHLAGGGDLTYVTAYLVGAGWKNRTPKAGSPICFEDPDRSVRITYTAQASTPSWIVSGAPADRPSWTASIGGTVPVEILGAFTDALAGPRPTHAPDVLGRATAHGWARGKGEHPSAGHPNGTALLQYRNDGDISLWWATAHTPGTAEPHAPLPPLWHAAFSEHTPLHAVEAFAAALADPRPVLRPPGHVPFGSAAHTTATDYPVLPSQLAAIRSARAAAGRAAAWARSASTLGYRRRHGALLTRHPIRQAVPPQPPAPPLLAHPPRSQ